A region of Ictalurus furcatus strain D&B chromosome 1, Billie_1.0, whole genome shotgun sequence DNA encodes the following proteins:
- the hint3 gene encoding histidine triad nucleotide-binding protein 3 isoform X2 yields the protein MKKQRFERPPCWTDVISESRARAHAHAHMSTHTHTHTSTHTHARTHSHAHSALNLRMASSENTPATDGESVQKEQDTYDKKCIFCKIVNGEMDTELLHSDEDTSCFRDIKPGAPHHYLVVPTKHVGNCKSLRKEHVPLVEKLLETGKAVLQKNNVTDLNDVRFGFHWPPFHSVAHLHLHVLAPASQMGFISRFIYRLDSYWFVTADQLLQRLNSMD from the exons ATGAAGAAACAGAGATTTGAAAGACCGCCATGTTGGACTGACGTTATCAGCGAAAGccgcgcacgcgcacacgcacacgcacacatgagcacacacacacacacacacacgagcacacacacacacgcacgcacgcactcacACGCGCACTCGGCTTTGAACTTGAGAATGGCAAGCAGCGAAAATACACCGGCTACAGACGGCGAGTCTGTTCAAAAAGAGCAAGACACTTATGATAAAAAGTGTATTTTCTGTAAGATTGTGAACGGGGAGATGGACACCGAGCTTCTACACAGC gATGAAGACACGTCATGTTTCAGAGATATAAAACCGGGGGCTCCTCATCACTATCTTGTTGTGCCAACAAAGCACGTAGGGAATTGTAAATCACTTCGCAAAGAACATGTTCCACTAG TGGAGAAATTGCTGGAAACAGGAAAAGCAGTTCTTCAGAAGAACAACGTCACCGATTTAAATGATGTCAG GTTTGGTTTTCACTGGCCTCCATTTCATTCTGTTGCACATCTGCACCTCCACGTGTTGGCACCTGCCAGTCAAATGGGCTTCATCTCTCGCTTCATCTACCGCCTAGACTCCTACTGGTTCGTCACG
- the hint3 gene encoding histidine triad nucleotide-binding protein 3 isoform X1, whose translation MKKQRFERPPCWTDVISESRARAHAHAHMSTHTHTHTSTHTHARTHSHAHSALNLRMASSENTPATDGESVQKEQDTYDKKCIFCKIVNGEMDTELLHSDEDTSCFRDIKPGAPHHYLVVPTKHVGNCKSLRKEHVPLVEKLLETGKAVLQKNNVTDLNDVRFGFHWPPFHSVAHLHLHVLAPASQMGFISRFIYRLDSYWFVTCDGPASRINSTSCSVFPG comes from the exons ATGAAGAAACAGAGATTTGAAAGACCGCCATGTTGGACTGACGTTATCAGCGAAAGccgcgcacgcgcacacgcacacgcacacatgagcacacacacacacacacacacgagcacacacacacacgcacgcacgcactcacACGCGCACTCGGCTTTGAACTTGAGAATGGCAAGCAGCGAAAATACACCGGCTACAGACGGCGAGTCTGTTCAAAAAGAGCAAGACACTTATGATAAAAAGTGTATTTTCTGTAAGATTGTGAACGGGGAGATGGACACCGAGCTTCTACACAGC gATGAAGACACGTCATGTTTCAGAGATATAAAACCGGGGGCTCCTCATCACTATCTTGTTGTGCCAACAAAGCACGTAGGGAATTGTAAATCACTTCGCAAAGAACATGTTCCACTAG TGGAGAAATTGCTGGAAACAGGAAAAGCAGTTCTTCAGAAGAACAACGTCACCGATTTAAATGATGTCAG GTTTGGTTTTCACTGGCCTCCATTTCATTCTGTTGCACATCTGCACCTCCACGTGTTGGCACCTGCCAGTCAAATGGGCTTCATCTCTCGCTTCATCTACCGCCTAGACTCCTACTGGTTCGTCACG